The Nicotiana tomentosiformis chromosome 2, ASM39032v3, whole genome shotgun sequence genome includes the window tttaacatatatctttcaacacaagcttatttgGAATAGCCACTTTCATAATTAAcaacttggaacttacaaggataatgtgGGGTTTAATCCTAAGAGAAGATTTTAGCCAACattacctcaatggagcttccttaaactctaaaatgttccagaattcttaacaacttcaatctatttgagaaatataacaaattgaaccaaaattaggaagatgatcatggttctagctcatttgagcattttatcaaatactagttgtgcattaaggttttaaggtccttttagggaggattccatcatcccacaacccattctttaccatttttagctcaataatcttcccacaccccttgataacacatgcatgcaaaataaccaactcccatacccaagaattatcttactaattacccatttctagttaactttcaaaattgagggttagggtgtagaatcttacctctaggatgaacaccttatgagttttccttgtgaattttCCCAAATCTTGAGCAAATATTGATgaaaattagcctagggtttcctctctctctaaagcactctcacttctctctaaaacatcagattttagctcaaaaatagtcCATTGTGTgcatttaacgaagtagggtcgggttattaaaacccaaaaataaagctccagaACAAAATCTGCGGTACGTGAAATGGGCTGcgaaatggccctccggaactgggctgGTGTGCCCCACTCCACGgccgttatgcggtccgcaaacctattatgcggtcgcataacacgcagcagaacctccctccgcaaaattTCCAAGTTGGTTCTGCGATCagtgtgcggcccgcaaaattgttttgcggtcgcataatggaccgtgaAATGACATAAAAAATTCCCTAGTTGTTtgcctcactctacggccattatgcggtccgtagagtgattatgcgaccgcatagtgggccatgaaagtgcatttcttctgcccaaattttttctttactttccagtgcattgttcaacccaaaaagtccctCATAAAGAATTTCTATAGCcgtcaaacacgtaagcctagtttggcaccacgaaacattatttttcctttgcaaaattttacgaggccttagattctcccccacttaggatcattcatcctcgaatgagcgTCAAAATCAGTTATTAGCATCAAATGTGGCCCAACTGTTAATTCACActcaccagtagtttcaaaatttggctaactccctaaatttccaaatatttccaaagtctcccttgtaactgggcctatccacttgtcagataatcccagaaaccaatcctaacgaCATATGTATAATCTGATGATGCAATTTAATataaaaacaacaccaactgtggcctcataagcGATATATTACCAGGAAAGGAAAACCCTTAACATCAatggtacaaatgatacataattcatagaaagtaactcttagaattttcatagagcACAACTCAtaaatacatggttattcaacaaataaggatactttttcttcatttcttcctcggcctcccaagtagcctcttcaacctgttggtttcgccatagcactttcacggatgcaatttctttatttctcaactttcggacttgccaatcaataatagaaactggaatctcttcataagtccattcctcattaacctcaatagtctcaaccggaacaatgtgtgtcgggtctccaactactttcttcaacatagacacatgaaacactgggtgcactaatgacatctcaggtagTAGCTCAaacttgtacgccacctcaccgatcctctgaataattctgtacggtccgacatacctcagacttaatttcccgttcttaccaaatcgcattacacctttcaggggggaaaccttcaagaatacccaatcatcttctttgaactctaaatccctacgacgaacatttgaataggacttctgacaacTCTGAGCAACCTTCAATCGCTTCTTAATAattttaaccttttccatagcctgatgcatgaggtctggccctatcaactctgcttccccaatttcgaaccacccaatgggagatctatatctccttccatataaagcctcgaatggtgccatctgaatgctagcatgataaatattattgtaggcaaattctatgagtggaaaatgatcatcccagcttcctttgaagtctagaacacaagcgcacaacatatcctcgagtgtctgaatagtccgaTATGCCTACCCATTTATCTgcaggtgaaaggttgtactaagattcacctgagtacccaaaccttgctgaaatttcttccaaaatttagccgtgaactgtgcccctccccccccgatcataaatgatagaaactggagtgacatgcaacctgactatttctttgatatacaactgagcatattgttccgctgtatcattttccacttctatattggaatttctatgttatgtgccaacccaccgggccgttggtgtttggccttcacttgctgacaatttggacatcctGCCACAAATTCCGCTACATTTCtctcatatcattccaccaatacaCTTCcataagatcatgatacattttcgtagagcccgggtgcacagCATGCCTAGAAGTGAGAGCATTGGTCATGATTCTgtcccggagaccatctatatttggaacacatagacacccttggtaccttagtgtaccatcacccatgACAAgataaaaggccatggtcttatgtttatgaatcccctctttcaattgtgctaacaatggatcgttgtattgcttctccttgacttccacaacaagcaatgattcagccctatttgatacaatcacccctccttcactaaaGTCCGCAAgtcaaactcccaaactagctaatcggtgaacttccttggccaatggcctttgatatgcctccaagtgttctaaactacccatagatttatggctaagagcatccaccacaatattagccttccccggatgatatagaatatcaatatcgtagtccttgagtaactcaagccatcttctttgactcggattcaattccttctggttgaaaatatattgaaggctcttatggtccgtaaaTATATCCATATGGACCCCATATaagtaatgacgccaaattttcaatgcaaataccaccgccacaacttctaagtcatgtgttggatagttgttttcatgattcttgagttgcctagaagcataagttatcaccttgccatgttgcattaatacacacccaagtccgattctcGAAGTATTACAATATACAACAAACCCATCAGTACCATCTGGTAGAGTCAACAGTgatgccgtagtcaatcttgatttcaactcctggaagctcctttcacaatcatctgaccattggaacttaactgcattctgcgtcaatttagtcaacggagaggcaagagtagggAACCCCTCTACAattctgtaatacccagctaagcctaagaaatcgcgaatctctgttggagttgtaggcctcagccaattcttcacagctgcaattttctgaggatcaaccttaattccttcactatagacgacatgacccaagaatgtgacagattcaagccaaaattcatactttgaaaactttgcatataacttgtgttgatatagggtttgcagaactaccctaagATGATTAgtatggtcctctcgacttcgtgaatatacaagaatattgtcaatgaacactagcacaaaggagtcaagaaaaggcttgaaaactcgattcataagatccatgaaagctgctggggcatttgttagcccaaaagatatcaccaaaaattcaaagtgcccgtatcgggttctaaaagctattttcggaacatcctgctccctaatattcaactagtgatacccggATCATAattcaattttggagaagtacttagcaccttgcaattggtcaaacaagtcatctatccttggaagtgagtacttattcttgatcgtgacctttttgagctgccgatagtcaatacacattctcagtgacccatctttcttctttacaaaaaggaccggtgagCCCGAAGGTGACACACtcagccggatgaaacccttttctaataaGTCCTTCAGttgctcctttagttccttcaattctgtcaGTGCCATTTTGTAGGGGGGATAGATATAGGATGCATGTCTGGTaccacatcaatcccaaaattaatctccctgtctggtgggatcctagggagttcatcccgaaagactcccggaaattcattcacaacaggcactgactcaagtgtaggtgcctcagcatcggtgtcagtaacccggaccaaatggtaaatacactcCTTATTGATCATCTTCATGGCCTtgaggtaagaaataaacctacccttcggcactacatcatcacccttccactcaataactggctcatttggaaattcgaacctaacagtcctggttcggcaatcaagcttagcaaaacaagaataaagtcagtccatccccattattacaccaaaatcgaccattcccaattcaatgagatcggtcATGGTGTCCCGATCACGCAACGTgataacacaatccctataaacccgtgcagccaaaatagactcaccaaccggagtagatacaaagaacggctcatgaagttgttccggttctatcccaaattccatagcaacataaggagtgacatatgaaaAGGTGAAAcctggatcaataagagcatacacatcatgagattggacagtcaatatacatgtgacaacatctgtAGAAGCCTCTGAATTATGGCGACCCCCATAGCATAGAAAACCCAGTTCGGCActacgaaacattatttttcctttgcaaaattttacgggaccTTACAATTCCTTCTTTCATTTCTCATGGGGTTTCGCCCAGACCCACTACTTCTCCAGTCTCTATTGTATGGTTGATATTGATCCCGATTTGATCTAGGTTTGTGATAAGTGTCTCTCTTGACTTGATCGATGATCCTGACGGGGTGTACGGATCCGGAAGGGGTCCCGTgttggtcatcctcgaccctaatctttgattggtaccggttatgGATGTCGGCCCAAGTGATGGCTGGATATTCTATcaagttttgtttcaactgctgtgaaTCCAATAAGCTTTGACTGTTGAGCCattgggtgaaagcctgaacggcccaatcatttgCGACCGGTGGTAaatccattcattccatttggaaTCGAGAAACGAATTCTCTAAGCATCTCATTATTCCTctgctttactttgaaaaggtccggcTTCCTGGTCTTAACCTTTATAgcaccggcatgtgcttttacgaaggaatatgcaagcatagcaaatgagtcaacaGAATTAGGAGGAaggttgtggtaccatatcatagctccctttgacagggtctctccgaTTGTTTTCAACAAGACATAcccgatctcatcatcttccaaattgttccctttgatggcgcatgtataagACGTTACATGCTCGTTCGGGTCGGTCGttctgttgtacttaggaatttcgggcatgagAAACCTTTTGGGCATTAGCTTCGGAGCCGCACTCGGGGGAAACGGCTTTTGAATAAATTTCTTgaaatccaagcccttcaatatcggggatgctcctgggatttgggcgagcctggaattgtaggtttccattttttttatcgttggcttcgattttcttttttcttatttctaTATGTTTCGTCAATTCTTCGAGCAATTTCATgatttcggggttagtccccgattcactTTCACTTGTTCTTTCCGAGATTGGTCTGTTTCTACGGATAGCTTCCCAGGGAGCTCGGGTTCATTCATGCTCAGTGCTCGACCTTCGTTTTGCAGATGAGCTATCGCCGTTTCTTGAGCctgtagcatttcgaagatcatatgCAGGATGATCCCATCAATTTTGCCGTCGTGAGTGTTTTGGGCAATCGAACGTGCTTCCATTCGAACGCTGTTCTCAGGGTCGGTGGGCTGGTTTATGTCGATGGCCATATGCGAACAGGCATCGATGGGAACCATCACCGGGATTCTACCAAGATCGATCGGTGTTGCATTGTTAGCGAGCGCTGCATTGTTGGTTCTGCCATGGTTGTCGGATTCTGTGTCTATGTTTAGAGGGACAGACTGAGGGTTTGACATTTCGATCCTAACCTGAAATCAGAAATACtttaaagaacaagtgtaaaatgggGTGTGTTATGGTGATTCGTATCAAATTGCCGCTCTTATCCTTATCTCCATGGTGggtgccaaattgtttaccctcgAAATCGcaaacaattgaatttgttagtggtttaaaggatatgcggattaacttAATACGGAGCGATAAATTAGATcgtaattgaaataaataatgataaattaaCTGCAAACCATGTGAATTGGATAATTTTAGCCTAGGAAACCCTTGAGTTGAAAGTACTTTTATTAATACAAAGATACCAAAGAATAAGAACTTAGAGAATAACGATAATGTATTTCTTATGAATGTATGTTACAATATTCTTCATGAATTGTGAGCCCCTCTTTATATATTAGAGCACCTGCTTTTAAAGTATTATTCAATTATTTTGTAAAAGTTTAAAAAAAGGTCCTCGATTTGCTGACCGTTGGTCCCTTTTATTGGTATGTTTCGTGATTTTCGCCGTAATGTCCAGTTAGTTACGGGAATTTCGGACCCTTGTCGAATAAGCTAGTAATATGTTCCTCGATACCATTATAACTGGGACCGGTTATGACCCCGGTTCACTCTAAAGCAAGTCTGGTGGTTCCGGTGGCTAATTCAGTAAGGCAAGAACCGATCTTCGGGATCTTATCACCATATCTCGATCTCAAACTGTCGTGTTGGATGCTCGGTTAAATCTTCGAGtttgattttacccgtatactTTATGATAGAAAACTATTAGTGGGAAGAGGCATATTTGAGACGAAAGATAGGGAGCATGACTCTTATGAACCAAAAGGTAAACggaaaaaataattaatgtatATATTCTGTATTGGGATAGAAAGTCACCGGCTGGAATTCATATTTTCGATGAGTTGTAGTTTCGATATATTCTAATTACCAAATGTAGTTTAGGTAATATTGGTGCAAAAAATCCATAGTCCTGGTACCATCAATTAAATTTACCCTTAGTATTTGCAAATACTGAGCTTTAATATTTGAAGGTACTGACAAAATTTAGAAAAACTTGTTTGAGGATCACTATTTCGAATAAAATAGTTATTTTAATTCACAGATCTTTAAACTACCAAATTATTATTTTGTGACCTAATTTCCAATATTTTTTCCAACTTCAATCAAATATAATTCAAATACTTAGCCTTTTAGTTTCTGGCCAAAATAATTCCAGACTTCAGGCCTACAACAGTTGTTCAAGATATTTTGCAGCACGTGTTATCTTGATGTTAGAAATTACAAACCTGAAAACTTATTTCATTGGACATTGATCTAAGTCATTCCTCTATTCCGAGAACAACTGGGACTTCTAACTATCGCGGCAGTGTCGAAAAGAACGGATGTAGAGTGTTAGTTATGTGTTCACCCAAACCTACTAATTTTGACTCGAATTCATTATAGCTCCATTAAAtaattgatttgaattaaataagttGCATTAGAATTCCTAATTTGAACTTAGAATAATCGAATCGCATTAGAATTCCTAATTTGAACTTAGAATAATCGAATCATGAATTCACTTCTGATTACCATTGGACACCCAAATCGTTCTTTCACTCCGAATACAAATGGGACTGCCAACCTTTGCGACATTTTTGCCTATCACTTTGAAGCGAGCCTGTTGATGAAACTGCAACTTAATATTTCTATATTGAAAATAACGAGTTAATGTCCTAAAACCCGCCTAAATTATACAACCTTTGTCAGTTGCCTACCTAACCTATAACATATCCCCGAAAACCTCCTGAACTATATCCCCCTTCACAATAAAACCCCCTCGTCGCATTCTTACTAGTGCATATAATACACGctccaaattatttttaaaatctgcCATGTGGCAATCTACATGGATATTTGTTTAGCTTATTCTAAAAAACACACTTAATTAAGATTTTAATACTCTTTATTATATCATTGTAAAAAATTATAcggtaaaaatagaaaaaaggAGCTAGGTTAAAACTAGTGggtaattataaaaaaattattttctctttaCTCTCATCGGAGAATGGCTACACCTTCTCTCAATAGCGATATTTTCCATTAATCTAACCTCAATTGCTTTGTCTATACTTTCTTCTGTTCGAAAATCGGGATAAAAACTATGGTTCTGCTCCTGAATCGGTATAGAAGATTAGGGTTTTGACAAGAGATAGAGAATTTCATATGGATTCAGATGAAGAAATGGGGAGGTAAAAGATGAGGAAGAAAGGtgaaatataaagaaaaagaggagaaaataaaaagaaatataaattttaaaaaaagaaaggcTAATTAGCCATTAAATATTCTCAAGTGGGCCATTTTAATGGATT containing:
- the LOC138904618 gene encoding uncharacterized protein, with the translated sequence METYNSRLAQIPGASPILKGLDFKKFIQKPFPPSAAPKLMPKRFLMPEIPKYNRTTDPNEHVTSYTCAIKGNNLEDDEIGYVLLKTIGETLSKGAMIWYHNLPPNSVDSFAMLAYSFVKAHAGAIKVKTRKPDLFKVKQRNNEMLREFVSRFQME